A stretch of Chitinivibrionales bacterium DNA encodes these proteins:
- a CDS encoding putative PEP-binding protein, which translates to MAEGAMIETPAVALDVRSLSKLADFLCVGTNDLTQYVMAADRESALISDYFRDDHPIMLNLLSTIIADAGKTPVTLCGELAVKRESLDAVMGTGVNSISIAPASIPEIKDIIRRVKLPSEKKNNRK; encoded by the coding sequence ATCGCAGAAGGAGCCATGATCGAAACCCCTGCCGTCGCTCTTGATGTAAGGTCGCTGAGCAAGCTGGCGGATTTTCTTTGCGTCGGCACCAATGATCTTACGCAGTATGTAATGGCCGCCGACCGCGAAAGCGCATTGATAAGCGATTACTTTAGGGATGACCATCCAATCATGCTGAATCTGCTTAGTACCATCATTGCCGATGCCGGCAAGACGCCGGTCACGTTATGCGGAGAGCTGGCTGTAAAACGCGAATCGCTGGATGCCGTAATGGGAACCGGCGTTAATTCGATCAGTATTGCACCGGCAAGCATTCCGGAAATCAAGGATATTATTCGTCGCGTCAAACTTCCATCCGAAAAGAAGAACAATCGCAAATAA
- a CDS encoding radical SAM protein, translating into MLLYLINPYNPLVSVVKSKQNRWNRYTVWKPLGLLVVAGLTPRDWETVIFDENVERRDYATLPAPDLVGITAFTSQADRAYAIAKEFKSRGVAVVMGGIHATMCPEEASRYVDSVVTGEAESIWEEVLADKVNRILKPLYSGARINLSMAPIARHDLLPHGYRFGSIQTTRGCPLSCNFCSVTAFNGRHYRHRPVPNVIDEYRAIREKLVLFVDDNFIGTRTDHIVRAKELLRAIIGSGIRKKWIAQVTMNFCDDEELLSLAKKAGCIGVFIGFESITTEGLKEIHKPFNIRKLNDIKAGIKHIHRHGISVVGSFILGLDIDKKHIGKDIASTAQHYGLDALNVMFLTPLPGTRLWEEMESAGRIILNGFPGDWNYYTLTFPVARYNQLSWSEMLAEKEACYRAFYSYGGILRRVWSNICHLRNPFVTLVSNLWYRRNTLRLDREAYETFDVKPGTVPQREARMGNDNDTPGE; encoded by the coding sequence ATGCTGCTCTATTTGATAAATCCATACAATCCGCTGGTAAGTGTCGTTAAAAGCAAACAGAACCGTTGGAACCGTTACACCGTTTGGAAACCCTTGGGACTCCTGGTTGTTGCCGGCTTGACTCCCCGCGACTGGGAGACCGTTATCTTTGATGAAAATGTAGAACGGCGGGACTACGCGACCCTGCCCGCTCCCGATCTTGTCGGTATAACGGCATTTACTTCCCAGGCGGATCGGGCGTATGCGATAGCGAAGGAATTCAAGAGTCGTGGGGTCGCCGTCGTGATGGGTGGCATTCATGCCACCATGTGTCCCGAAGAAGCGTCGCGATACGTTGATTCCGTTGTGACTGGTGAAGCGGAAAGCATCTGGGAAGAAGTCCTGGCCGATAAAGTAAACCGTATATTAAAACCACTTTATTCCGGCGCGCGAATCAACCTTTCCATGGCACCCATTGCGCGCCATGATTTGTTGCCGCACGGGTACAGGTTTGGCTCGATTCAGACGACTCGCGGCTGCCCGCTTTCCTGCAATTTCTGCAGCGTCACCGCGTTCAATGGCAGACATTACAGGCACCGCCCGGTTCCCAATGTTATTGACGAGTATCGGGCCATCCGCGAAAAACTGGTTCTATTCGTTGATGACAATTTCATTGGAACAAGAACGGACCACATTGTACGGGCCAAGGAACTCCTTCGGGCAATAATCGGATCGGGGATCCGCAAGAAATGGATCGCGCAGGTTACCATGAACTTCTGCGATGATGAAGAGCTTCTCTCGCTTGCGAAAAAAGCGGGTTGTATCGGCGTGTTTATCGGGTTCGAATCGATAACGACCGAAGGCCTCAAGGAAATCCACAAACCCTTCAACATCCGCAAGCTCAATGACATCAAGGCCGGGATCAAGCACATTCACCGGCACGGCATTTCAGTGGTCGGATCGTTCATTTTAGGTCTTGACATCGATAAAAAGCATATCGGCAAGGACATCGCCTCCACCGCCCAGCATTATGGTCTTGATGCGCTCAATGTCATGTTCCTGACCCCGCTTCCCGGCACGCGCCTCTGGGAAGAGATGGAGTCGGCGGGCCGCATAATTCTTAACGGTTTTCCCGGTGATTGGAATTATTATACTTTGACTTTTCCGGTCGCCCGGTATAACCAACTTTCGTGGAGCGAAATGCTGGCGGAGAAAGAGGCCTGCTACCGGGCGTTTTACAGCTATGGCGGAATTTTGCGCAGGGTTTGGTCAAACATCTGCCATTTGCGCAATCCCTTCGTAACCTTGGTAAGCAATCTATGGTATAGGCGTAATACACTTCGTCTTGACCGTGAGGCATATGAAACGTTCGACGTAAAACCCGGCACCGTGCCCCAACGGGAAGCAAGGATGGGGAATGATAACGATACCCCCGGCGAATGA
- a CDS encoding GGDEF domain-containing protein → MITIPPANENPSNEETEKERLDGLLAADVITLELVSAFAGDRSLTREEELFFEIKRKSLGNRLFSALLYAITHQHFEPDIAKPLWREIIKHKYEMSGALKRNTRVVVAALDYLSNITGDINSTTLISEERIADIVDGSIRDGLTGLFNHAFFFRRTEIEIKRSIQSCDSVSIMMIDLDDFKDFNDRYGHQEGDAILHRIGAIIKAETRHADFCCRYGGEEFGVVLPGADMREAQALAERLRRAVEAGLANDKKLTVSIGIATMTSAHVCLSEDLIKYADEALYKAKTAGKNRVAAYEWSAQD, encoded by the coding sequence ATGATAACGATACCCCCGGCGAATGAGAATCCGTCCAATGAAGAAACCGAGAAGGAAAGGCTGGACGGTCTCCTTGCGGCCGATGTTATTACCCTTGAGCTGGTATCGGCCTTTGCCGGTGACCGGAGCTTGACCAGGGAAGAAGAGCTGTTTTTTGAAATCAAGAGAAAAAGCCTCGGGAACCGATTATTCTCGGCTTTGCTCTATGCCATCACGCATCAGCATTTTGAACCGGATATCGCAAAACCGCTCTGGCGGGAAATCATCAAACATAAATACGAGATGTCCGGCGCGCTGAAACGGAATACCCGCGTCGTTGTCGCCGCGTTGGACTATCTATCTAACATCACCGGTGACATTAATTCAACGACATTGATTTCAGAAGAACGTATCGCCGATATTGTCGATGGTTCAATTCGAGACGGTCTGACGGGCTTATTTAACCATGCATTCTTCTTTCGCAGAACGGAGATTGAGATCAAGCGATCGATTCAATCGTGCGATTCCGTTTCCATTATGATGATAGACCTTGATGATTTCAAGGACTTCAATGACCGTTATGGCCATCAGGAGGGCGATGCGATTCTGCATAGAATCGGTGCTATAATCAAAGCGGAAACGCGGCATGCTGATTTCTGCTGCCGCTATGGCGGAGAGGAGTTTGGCGTGGTGCTTCCCGGAGCAGACATGCGCGAAGCACAAGCGCTGGCGGAAAGACTTCGAAGGGCAGTGGAGGCGGGCCTGGCGAACGACAAGAAACTTACCGTCAGCATTGGGATTGCGACTATGACAAGCGCACACGTTTGTTTGTCCGAAGATTTGATTAAATACGCCGATGAAGCTTTGTATAAGGCTAAAACCGCTGGAAAAAATCGCGTTGCGGCGTATGAATGGTCGGCGCAGGATTGA
- a CDS encoding Trm112 family protein, protein MVDKELLDILCCPETKQDVKLVEGDVIRKINAKIKEGTLKNRGGEVVKEEIDAGLLREDKKYLYPIREDIPIMLIDEAIPFEEFGK, encoded by the coding sequence ATGGTTGACAAAGAGTTACTCGATATCCTCTGCTGCCCCGAAACAAAACAGGACGTGAAGCTTGTCGAAGGGGATGTGATAAGGAAGATAAACGCGAAAATCAAGGAGGGCACGCTCAAGAACAGAGGCGGAGAAGTTGTCAAGGAAGAAATAGACGCGGGGCTTTTAAGAGAAGATAAGAAATACCTATATCCTATCAGGGAAGATATTCCGATAATGCTTATTGACGAGGCGATACCGTTTGAGGAGTTCGGGAAATAA